In a single window of the Pseudogemmatithrix spongiicola genome:
- a CDS encoding protein kinase domain-containing protein — MSHTDRLTLALADRYRIIRHLGTGGMASVYLAEDLKHERQVAIKVLKPELAAVLGAERFVVEIKTTAALQHPGILPLFDSGTADGFLFYVMPYIEGETIRDRLNRETQLGVDEAVRLTREIADALDYAHRRGIIHRDVKPENLLLHDGRALVMDFGIALAVSAAAGGRMTETGLSLGTPHYMSPEQATADKDLTARSDVYSLASVLYEMLTGNPPHTGSSAQQIIMKIITEPAAPVTQYRKTVPPHVAAAVARGLEKLPADRFATAKEFSDALGTVGFTQTVASAASNTRAALAAPRTRIALAALPWLVTAAALAWGLTRDTASSPPPVTRFAIARSGNGEPRDAAGSPIAVSPDGRSIAYVGSDSLGGLWLYLRAIDNLVPQQLAGTNGATAPVFSPDGRQLAFLQESRIKAIDLGSGSISPLLTQLSTNSLSWGSDGHFYFTDGGQLLRTPVSGGAVDTLLKTLPHPDDLLRWPDVLPDGRGVLLTLVRGGSPMLALYHSGENRLIEFGIGGMYPRWVSPSWVVYAVSGGTVVAASFDVKTMAFTGPASPIADNVRTGPAFPIKGGVGRDGTIAFLPGSEGGSNELVVTDRSGAVQQRFVAPDRSFFGEARFSPDGRRALLAVIELAQTNRRALWTADFQARSLSRLTFDSAAFGQAWSPDGRYAYYSTGATLRRVATDGSGKTDSLFTSPAGGISEIESTPDGAAVVMRYYKVSSGFDRDIGLVPLDGRSPLQPWLNTTFNESAIDLSPDGQWLLYSSNESGQSQVYVRRASAVSGRWPVTTGRGGATARWGARGREIVFASGDSMTAVSFTPGEEPTIGPARKLFADQTFLLGGNATPWDVSPQGDRLLTARRWTEDGRLQIEVIANWFAQRSPTGK; from the coding sequence GTGTCACACACCGATCGACTCACGCTCGCCCTCGCGGACCGGTACCGGATCATCCGGCACCTCGGGACCGGCGGGATGGCCTCGGTGTACCTCGCCGAGGACCTCAAGCACGAGCGGCAGGTCGCGATCAAGGTGCTGAAGCCCGAACTCGCGGCCGTCCTCGGCGCCGAGCGGTTCGTCGTCGAGATCAAGACCACGGCGGCGTTGCAGCACCCCGGCATCCTGCCGCTGTTCGATTCGGGCACGGCGGACGGGTTCCTCTTCTACGTGATGCCGTACATCGAGGGCGAGACGATTCGCGATCGCCTCAACCGCGAGACGCAACTCGGCGTCGACGAAGCGGTCCGCCTCACGCGGGAGATCGCCGATGCCCTCGACTATGCACATCGCCGCGGCATCATCCACCGCGACGTGAAGCCCGAGAATCTCCTGCTGCACGATGGGCGCGCGCTCGTGATGGACTTCGGCATCGCGCTCGCCGTCAGCGCCGCCGCTGGCGGACGGATGACGGAAACGGGGCTCTCGCTCGGGACGCCGCACTACATGAGTCCCGAGCAGGCCACCGCTGACAAGGACCTCACGGCGCGCAGTGACGTGTACTCGCTCGCCAGCGTGCTGTACGAGATGCTCACCGGCAACCCGCCGCACACGGGTTCGTCCGCGCAGCAGATCATCATGAAGATCATCACCGAGCCGGCGGCGCCGGTGACGCAGTATCGCAAGACGGTGCCGCCGCATGTGGCGGCGGCCGTGGCGCGAGGGCTCGAGAAGCTGCCGGCCGATCGCTTCGCGACGGCGAAGGAGTTCTCCGATGCCTTAGGCACGGTCGGGTTCACGCAAACGGTGGCGTCCGCTGCATCGAACACGCGAGCAGCCCTTGCCGCGCCGCGGACGAGGATCGCGCTCGCGGCCCTCCCGTGGCTGGTGACGGCCGCAGCGCTTGCCTGGGGGCTGACACGCGACACGGCATCGTCGCCGCCGCCCGTGACCCGATTCGCCATCGCAAGGAGTGGGAACGGCGAGCCGCGGGATGCCGCTGGCTCACCCATCGCCGTCAGCCCGGACGGTCGAAGCATCGCCTACGTCGGGAGCGACTCGCTCGGCGGCCTCTGGCTCTACTTGCGCGCGATTGACAATCTCGTGCCGCAGCAGCTTGCCGGGACGAACGGCGCGACGGCCCCCGTGTTCTCTCCCGATGGGCGCCAACTCGCGTTCCTGCAGGAAAGCCGAATCAAGGCGATCGACCTCGGTTCCGGCAGCATCAGCCCACTGCTCACGCAGCTGTCAACGAATTCGCTCTCGTGGGGCAGCGACGGCCATTTCTACTTTACCGACGGCGGACAGCTCCTGCGGACTCCGGTTTCCGGTGGCGCCGTTGACACGCTGCTCAAGACGCTCCCGCATCCGGATGATCTCCTGCGGTGGCCCGACGTACTACCCGACGGGCGGGGCGTGCTACTGACGCTCGTGCGCGGGGGCTCACCGATGCTCGCGCTGTACCACAGCGGTGAGAATCGTCTCATTGAGTTCGGCATCGGCGGGATGTATCCGCGTTGGGTTTCGCCGTCATGGGTCGTGTACGCCGTGTCGGGCGGCACCGTGGTTGCTGCCTCGTTCGATGTGAAGACGATGGCGTTCACCGGCCCCGCCAGCCCAATCGCCGATAACGTTCGCACGGGACCGGCATTCCCCATCAAGGGCGGCGTCGGCCGCGACGGTACGATTGCATTCCTGCCGGGATCGGAAGGAGGTTCCAATGAACTCGTCGTCACGGACCGCAGCGGTGCCGTGCAGCAACGCTTCGTCGCCCCCGATCGGTCGTTCTTCGGCGAGGCGCGCTTCTCCCCCGATGGCCGACGGGCGCTGCTGGCAGTCATTGAGCTTGCCCAGACGAATCGCCGTGCGCTCTGGACCGCGGACTTTCAGGCCCGGAGCCTGTCACGCCTGACCTTCGACTCCGCGGCGTTCGGGCAGGCGTGGTCGCCGGATGGGCGATACGCTTACTACTCCACCGGCGCGACGCTGCGCCGTGTCGCGACGGATGGCAGCGGCAAGACGGATTCCCTGTTCACGTCTCCGGCGGGTGGTATCTCGGAGATCGAAAGCACACCCGACGGGGCTGCCGTCGTGATGCGCTACTACAAGGTGAGCAGCGGATTTGACCGCGACATCGGCCTTGTCCCGCTGGATGGTCGGAGCCCGCTCCAGCCGTGGCTGAACACCACCTTCAATGAGAGCGCCATTGACCTCTCGCCCGATGGACAGTGGCTCCTGTACTCCAGCAACGAGTCGGGACAGTCTCAGGTCTACGTGCGGCGCGCGAGCGCCGTGTCGGGACGGTGGCCCGTGACGACGGGACGCGGCGGAGCGACTGCGAGGTGGGGCGCACGCGGTCGCGAGATCGTGTTCGCCAGTGGCGACTCAATGACTGCCGTGTCGTTCACCCCGGGCGAAGAGCCCACGATCGGCCCCGCGCGCAAGCTCTTCGCGGATCAGACGTTTCTCCTGGGCGGCAATGCGACACCATGGGATGTCAGCCCGCAAGGCGATCGACTCCTCACCGCGCGACGGTGGACTGAGGACGGCCGCCTGCAGATCGAAGTGATCGCCAACTGGTTCGCGCAGCGGTCACCAACCGGCAAGTAG
- a CDS encoding protein kinase domain-containing protein, whose amino-acid sequence MPTPERLQAALADRYRIERELGAGGMANVYLAEDLKHGRKVALKVLKPELAAVLGAERFVVEIKTTAALQHPHILPLFDSGTADGFLFYVMPFIDGETLRDKLNRETQFSVDEAVRITREIAEALHYAHAHGVIHRDIKPENILLANGRPMVADFGIALAVSAAAGGRMTETGLSLGTPHYMSPEQATAEKEITGRSDVYSLASVCYEMLTGNPPHVGSSAQQIIMRIITEQPEPVTLHRKTVPPHVAAAVAKALEKLPADRFESAEKFAEALANPAFTTMTGVGAQAMAARAAARAPLLAASVIAAVATVAAVFLALRPQPEQPVTRFQLALPDSQMLVPGYPAPVPAPDGSFLVYHGPVPGNPAVPQLWIKRRDQATADPIPGSVGAGYIAISPDGRRLAFDNSGRVRIMPVTGGASVVVAEPTALPFGIAWLDNERVLYTAAPADNPSLMEIFLVPASGGESRRLGLLREGRAAVLPSPIAGRDAFLFLSCASVIDCDLHVFDLRTDSAKALVSGSLLGVHAASGHLLFERGGALLAVRFDASSLEMRGDPVQLFSTLSIQAPGSASIGADGTMIAMNGGSAGFGSTQEFVWVDRNGRQEQVDPAMGPLRMTVTGSNHGWSLSPDGSRVAIGLATASGDDIWVKQLPRGPLTRATIDAAGEFRPRWMPDGKSLVFPTVTDVRVRRADGTGRDSVILRGQLNEVRMSPDGKWLLARGGAASSVDGGRDILAMRIGVDTALRPLLATQQYDETAPSLSPDGNWLLYQSNESGRRELFVRPFPDVDRVRVQVSLGGGEAPLWSRNGREIFFLSLDRQMMAVDFTAGTTPVVSEPRALFPVPRELLAVETAFYTPWDVAPDGRFLMTRSLGLREGDAPVPIVTYNLFAELRRLLPR is encoded by the coding sequence ATGCCCACGCCCGAACGCCTGCAGGCCGCCCTCGCGGACCGCTACCGCATCGAGCGCGAGCTCGGCGCGGGTGGCATGGCCAACGTCTACCTCGCCGAAGACCTCAAGCACGGCCGCAAGGTCGCGCTCAAGGTCTTGAAGCCAGAGCTCGCCGCCGTACTCGGCGCCGAGCGCTTCGTGGTGGAGATCAAGACGACGGCGGCCCTGCAGCATCCGCACATCCTGCCGCTTTTTGATTCGGGCACGGCGGACGGCTTCCTGTTCTATGTGATGCCGTTCATCGACGGCGAGACACTGCGCGACAAGCTGAACCGCGAGACGCAGTTCAGCGTGGACGAGGCGGTGCGCATCACGCGTGAGATCGCCGAGGCGCTGCACTACGCGCACGCGCACGGCGTGATCCATCGCGACATCAAGCCGGAGAACATCCTGCTGGCGAACGGCCGCCCGATGGTGGCGGACTTCGGCATCGCGCTGGCCGTGAGCGCGGCGGCGGGCGGGCGGATGACCGAGACCGGCCTCTCGCTCGGCACGCCGCACTATATGAGTCCCGAGCAGGCGACGGCCGAGAAGGAGATCACGGGCCGCAGCGACGTCTACTCGCTGGCGAGTGTCTGCTACGAGATGCTCACCGGCAACCCGCCGCACGTGGGCTCGAGCGCGCAGCAAATCATCATGCGCATCATCACCGAGCAGCCGGAGCCGGTGACGCTGCATCGCAAGACCGTGCCACCGCACGTGGCGGCGGCGGTGGCGAAGGCGTTGGAGAAGTTGCCGGCGGATCGCTTCGAGAGCGCGGAGAAGTTCGCCGAGGCGTTGGCGAATCCTGCGTTCACGACGATGACAGGCGTTGGCGCGCAGGCGATGGCCGCGCGCGCCGCCGCGCGCGCGCCGTTGCTCGCCGCGAGTGTCATTGCCGCGGTGGCCACGGTCGCCGCGGTGTTCCTCGCCCTGCGACCGCAGCCGGAGCAGCCGGTCACGCGCTTCCAGCTCGCGTTGCCGGACTCGCAGATGCTGGTGCCGGGATACCCCGCGCCGGTGCCCGCTCCCGATGGTTCGTTCCTCGTGTACCACGGCCCGGTGCCCGGGAATCCGGCGGTCCCGCAACTGTGGATCAAGCGTCGCGATCAGGCGACCGCTGATCCGATTCCCGGGAGTGTCGGTGCGGGCTACATAGCCATCTCGCCCGATGGCAGGCGCCTCGCCTTCGACAACTCGGGACGAGTCCGGATCATGCCGGTCACCGGTGGGGCGTCTGTCGTCGTCGCAGAACCCACGGCGCTGCCGTTCGGAATCGCCTGGCTCGACAACGAGCGCGTGCTGTATACCGCCGCCCCGGCAGACAACCCGAGCTTGATGGAGATCTTCCTTGTTCCGGCGTCCGGAGGCGAATCGCGGCGGCTCGGGCTGCTCAGGGAAGGTCGCGCCGCGGTCCTTCCCTCTCCGATCGCCGGGCGCGACGCGTTCTTGTTCCTCAGCTGCGCCTCGGTGATCGACTGCGACCTGCACGTGTTCGACCTTCGGACTGACAGCGCGAAGGCTTTGGTCTCGGGCTCGTTGCTCGGTGTACATGCCGCGAGCGGGCACTTGCTGTTCGAACGGGGCGGCGCGCTCCTGGCCGTGCGGTTCGACGCCTCGTCGCTGGAGATGCGGGGTGACCCCGTGCAGCTCTTCAGCACGCTGAGCATCCAAGCGCCCGGTTCCGCTTCGATCGGTGCAGACGGCACGATGATCGCGATGAACGGCGGGAGCGCCGGGTTCGGGAGCACGCAGGAGTTCGTCTGGGTCGACCGGAACGGCCGTCAGGAGCAAGTCGACCCGGCGATGGGTCCCCTGCGCATGACCGTCACCGGCAGCAACCACGGCTGGTCTCTCTCCCCCGACGGTTCGCGCGTCGCCATCGGTCTCGCCACCGCATCTGGCGACGACATCTGGGTCAAGCAGTTGCCCCGCGGTCCGCTCACTCGTGCCACGATCGATGCGGCGGGCGAGTTCCGGCCGCGGTGGATGCCGGACGGCAAATCGCTGGTGTTCCCCACCGTAACGGACGTACGTGTGCGTCGCGCAGACGGCACGGGACGTGACTCGGTCATCCTGCGCGGCCAGCTCAACGAAGTCCGGATGTCTCCCGACGGGAAGTGGCTGTTGGCACGCGGCGGCGCGGCCAGTTCTGTCGACGGTGGACGCGACATCCTTGCCATGCGCATCGGCGTCGACACGGCGCTTCGTCCGTTGCTGGCGACGCAGCAGTACGATGAGACGGCCCCGTCGCTTTCGCCGGACGGCAACTGGTTGCTGTATCAGTCGAACGAATCCGGCCGACGTGAACTGTTTGTCCGCCCATTTCCAGACGTCGACCGCGTTCGCGTGCAGGTGTCGCTCGGCGGGGGTGAAGCCCCCCTGTGGTCACGCAACGGCCGCGAGATCTTCTTCCTGTCGCTCGACCGGCAGATGATGGCGGTCGACTTCACCGCAGGCACCACACCTGTGGTCAGCGAGCCGCGTGCCCTATTCCCTGTGCCGCGGGAGCTCCTTGCCGTCGAGACGGCCTTCTACACGCCCTGGGATGTCGCGCCGGACGGGCGATTCCTGATGACGCGGAGCCTTGGGCTCCGTGAGGGCGATGCGCCGGTGCCGATCGTCACCTACAATCTCTTTGCGGAGCTTCGGCGCCTGCTGCCGCGCTAG
- a CDS encoding serine/threonine-protein kinase: MSPASAVPASLADRYSILRPLGSGGMATVYLARDLRHDRDVALKLLRPDIADALGRERFVREIRVAARLTHPHILPLYDSGEADGALFFVMPVMEGLTLRALMDREGPLPVETAARIASEVADALDYAHRQDIVHRDIKPENILLHEGHALVADFGIGKAIAAASGQARTLTQIGVTVGTPAYMSPEQASGESLDGRSDLFSLGCVLYEMLTGEVAFEAASVPATIAKRFIHTPPAVTQQRKDVTPIVAETVAQLLAKEPAERHPTGAAVAKALRTPSAPAAAQPRTEVAENAIAVLPFVNMSTDAENEYFSDGLTEEIITDLSRIAALRVTSRTSSQQYKGSALGAREIGRALGVRHILTGSVRRAGNALRISAQLIDAADDSQRWAEKYSGTMDDVFDLQERVSREIVAALGVSLAPDEDRRLATRGFKHVEAYELFLEARERLRTFVVADKDWDALVARAISIEGEVPPLVALRVWGELSKLKAGIGDHHSLDRIERQARELVAAAPDEPWGHGVLGYAAFERGEPVQAIIGFQEAINRDPTDTQSRFFQCVALTYTGMIDEGIAATRRMVAVDPLAPLGLLMDSIKEWFIGGAPASIPAVRRAVASDPQNLMMRWTLAYGLTIVRDFDAAAQEVDIMRRAMPELPYGIQADALLRAARGDTAGAQGLVEHLDLAPFDAHLTFHFAEVWAVLGDFDRALDVMALGMRKGFFPPTYIGTHCRFIDGLRNHPGFGSLLQEAERRSAEVRARVAGVL, translated from the coding sequence ATGTCGCCCGCGTCCGCCGTTCCCGCTTCGCTCGCCGATCGATACAGCATCCTCCGCCCCCTCGGGTCCGGAGGCATGGCCACCGTGTACCTGGCCCGCGACCTCCGCCACGATCGCGACGTCGCCCTGAAGCTCCTGCGGCCCGATATCGCCGACGCCCTCGGACGCGAGCGCTTCGTCCGCGAGATCCGCGTCGCCGCACGGCTCACCCATCCGCATATCCTCCCGCTCTACGACTCGGGTGAAGCCGATGGTGCGCTGTTCTTCGTGATGCCGGTCATGGAGGGCCTGACCCTCCGCGCCCTCATGGACCGCGAAGGACCGCTGCCCGTCGAGACCGCGGCGCGGATCGCCAGCGAAGTCGCCGACGCGCTCGACTACGCGCATCGCCAAGACATCGTGCACCGCGACATCAAGCCGGAGAACATCCTCCTGCACGAAGGTCATGCCCTCGTCGCCGACTTCGGCATCGGCAAGGCCATCGCTGCCGCTAGCGGGCAGGCGCGCACGCTCACCCAGATCGGCGTGACCGTGGGCACGCCCGCGTACATGAGCCCCGAGCAGGCGTCAGGGGAGTCGCTCGACGGCCGCAGCGACCTATTCTCGCTGGGCTGCGTGCTCTACGAGATGCTCACCGGCGAGGTGGCGTTCGAAGCGGCCAGCGTGCCGGCCACGATCGCCAAGCGGTTCATCCATACGCCGCCGGCCGTGACGCAGCAACGGAAGGATGTCACGCCCATCGTGGCGGAAACCGTGGCGCAGCTCCTCGCCAAGGAACCGGCCGAGCGTCACCCCACGGGCGCGGCCGTCGCGAAGGCGTTGCGCACGCCCTCCGCGCCGGCGGCCGCGCAGCCACGCACAGAGGTGGCCGAGAACGCCATCGCCGTCCTGCCCTTCGTGAACATGAGCACCGACGCCGAGAACGAGTACTTCAGCGACGGACTCACGGAAGAGATCATCACGGACCTCTCGCGCATCGCGGCGCTCCGCGTCACGTCGCGCACCTCATCGCAGCAGTACAAGGGCAGCGCGCTCGGCGCCCGGGAGATCGGCCGCGCCCTCGGCGTGCGCCACATCCTCACGGGCAGCGTGCGCCGAGCCGGCAACGCACTCCGCATCTCGGCGCAACTCATCGATGCCGCCGACGACAGCCAGCGATGGGCCGAGAAGTACAGCGGGACGATGGACGACGTGTTCGACCTGCAGGAGCGCGTGTCGCGCGAGATCGTCGCGGCGCTTGGCGTGTCGCTCGCACCGGACGAGGACCGGCGTCTCGCCACGCGTGGCTTCAAGCATGTCGAGGCCTATGAGCTGTTCCTCGAGGCGCGCGAACGGCTGCGGACCTTCGTCGTCGCCGACAAGGACTGGGATGCCCTCGTCGCGCGGGCAATCTCGATCGAGGGGGAGGTCCCGCCGCTCGTCGCGCTGCGCGTCTGGGGCGAGCTTTCGAAACTCAAGGCAGGCATCGGTGACCACCACAGCCTCGATCGGATCGAACGCCAGGCGCGCGAACTCGTGGCAGCCGCTCCGGATGAGCCCTGGGGACACGGCGTGTTGGGCTACGCCGCCTTCGAGCGCGGCGAGCCGGTGCAGGCCATCATCGGCTTCCAAGAGGCAATCAACCGCGACCCTACCGACACGCAATCGCGGTTCTTCCAGTGCGTCGCGCTGACGTACACGGGAATGATTGATGAGGGCATCGCCGCGACCCGCCGGATGGTCGCCGTCGATCCCCTCGCACCGCTCGGGCTCCTGATGGACTCGATCAAGGAGTGGTTCATCGGCGGCGCGCCGGCTTCGATTCCCGCCGTGCGCCGTGCCGTGGCCTCAGATCCGCAGAATCTGATGATGCGCTGGACGCTCGCGTACGGGCTCACGATCGTGCGTGACTTCGATGCTGCGGCGCAGGAGGTCGACATCATGCGCCGCGCCATGCCCGAGTTGCCGTACGGCATCCAGGCGGATGCACTGTTGCGCGCGGCGCGCGGCGACACCGCAGGCGCGCAAGGCTTGGTGGAACACCTCGACCTCGCGCCGTTCGATGCGCACCTGACGTTCCACTTTGCTGAAGTGTGGGCCGTCTTGGGAGACTTTGACCGAGCGCTGGACGTGATGGCGCTGGGAATGCGCAAGGGATTCTTCCCGCCGACCTACATCGGTACGCACTGCCGATTCATCGATGGGCTACGGAACCACCCGGGCTTCGGCTCGCTGCTCCAGGAAGCCGAGCGGCGCTCAGCCGAAGTACGGGCGCGCGTTGCCGGCGTCCTGTAG
- the ggt gene encoding gamma-glutamyltransferase, translated as MHANPRALALTLTLAVLPLATAAAQRPTTLAGRSTVYAPQGMVATSQPLASAAALEVLRTGGNAVDAAIAASAVLGVTEPHMTGLGGDMFAIVWLAKEQKLVAINASGRAGSRMLRDTLVARGFRAGSQQGAMSVTVPGALAGWDLLARTHGTRSLAQLLEPAIGYARDGFPVTPIIAAQWAEQTDLLQRDAAASATYLPGGRAPRAGEWFRNPDLARTMQAIADSGVSHFYTGTLGRRIVEHVQRLGGFITVDDMRANAPTWVTPISVPFRGYRVWELPPNNQGIAALEMLRILEPYDLKSMGHNSPTYLHHLIEAKKLAYADLDRFVGDADHLELTAEQMLNDAFITARRQLLNPTRAQERVEPGPSRTRSETVYLATADAEGNMVSFINSIYDYFGSGVVVPGTGFALHNRGAGFTLTEGLPNTVAPGKRPFHTLIPGFVTQTVNGREQAYMSFGLMGGGVQAQGHVQMLLNHFVFDMDVQAAIDAPRFRHYNGYRVALEAPFSDAVRAGLESMGHVLINQPPIAFGGAQAIIRLPRGYSAGSDPRKDGLAIGY; from the coding sequence GTGCACGCGAACCCCCGCGCCCTCGCGCTGACGCTCACACTCGCCGTCTTGCCGCTCGCGACGGCTGCCGCACAGCGCCCGACGACGCTCGCCGGCCGCTCCACCGTCTACGCTCCGCAGGGCATGGTGGCCACGAGCCAACCCCTCGCTTCGGCCGCAGCCCTCGAAGTGCTGCGCACCGGCGGCAACGCCGTCGACGCCGCGATCGCCGCGTCTGCCGTGCTCGGCGTCACCGAGCCGCACATGACCGGCCTCGGCGGCGACATGTTCGCGATCGTGTGGCTGGCCAAGGAGCAGAAGCTCGTCGCCATCAACGCCAGCGGTCGCGCCGGTTCGCGCATGCTGCGCGACACGCTCGTCGCCCGCGGATTCCGCGCCGGCTCACAGCAGGGCGCGATGTCCGTCACCGTACCCGGCGCGCTGGCCGGCTGGGACCTGCTCGCCCGCACGCACGGCACGCGGAGTCTCGCGCAGTTGCTCGAGCCCGCCATCGGCTACGCGCGCGACGGATTTCCCGTCACGCCGATCATCGCCGCCCAGTGGGCCGAGCAGACCGACCTGCTGCAGCGCGATGCCGCGGCATCCGCGACGTATCTCCCCGGCGGCCGCGCGCCGCGCGCCGGGGAGTGGTTCCGCAATCCCGACCTCGCGCGCACCATGCAGGCCATCGCCGACAGCGGCGTCTCGCATTTCTATACCGGCACGCTCGGTCGGCGCATCGTGGAACACGTGCAGCGCCTCGGCGGCTTCATCACCGTCGACGACATGCGCGCCAACGCGCCGACGTGGGTCACGCCGATTTCCGTACCGTTCCGCGGGTATCGCGTGTGGGAGCTGCCGCCCAACAACCAGGGCATCGCGGCACTCGAGATGCTGCGCATCCTCGAGCCGTATGACCTGAAGTCGATGGGCCACAACTCGCCGACGTACCTGCACCACCTCATCGAGGCCAAGAAGCTCGCCTACGCCGACCTCGACCGCTTCGTCGGCGACGCGGACCATCTGGAGCTGACGGCCGAGCAGATGCTGAACGACGCGTTCATCACGGCGCGGCGGCAGTTGCTCAACCCCACGCGCGCGCAGGAGCGCGTGGAGCCCGGCCCGAGCCGCACGCGCAGCGAGACCGTGTACCTCGCGACGGCGGACGCCGAGGGCAACATGGTCTCGTTCATCAACTCCATCTACGACTACTTCGGATCGGGCGTGGTCGTGCCGGGCACCGGCTTCGCGCTGCACAACCGCGGCGCGGGCTTCACGCTCACCGAGGGGCTACCCAACACGGTCGCGCCGGGCAAGCGACCGTTCCACACGCTGATTCCGGGATTCGTGACGCAGACGGTGAACGGACGCGAGCAGGCGTACATGAGCTTCGGCCTGATGGGCGGCGGCGTGCAGGCGCAGGGGCACGTGCAGATGCTGCTCAACCACTTCGTGTTCGACATGGATGTCCAGGCGGCGATCGATGCGCCGCGGTTCCGGCACTACAACGGCTATCGCGTGGCGCTCGAAGCGCCGTTCAGCGACGCGGTGCGCGCGGGCCTCGAATCGATGGGCCATGTGCTCATCAACCAACCGCCGATCGCGTTCGGTGGGGCGCAGGCGATCATTCGCTTGCCACGCGGCTACTCGGCGGGCAGCGATCCACGGAAGGACGGGTTGGCGATCGGGTACTGA